A region from the Flavobacterium enshiense genome encodes:
- a CDS encoding IS3 family transposase → MSKQAYYKRIKADKQREEQVIVIKELIAPIRKKQTRYGGRKLYLDIKDDLEKRDIKMGRDNFFRFLKTHQLLVKKTKQFHITTDSKHFFYKSPNRIKNITPTHAEQIWVSDITYLKTQEKHAYLALVTDIYSKKIMGFKLDTNMKATLVKDALQMALKNRMHKHQNIIHHSDRGIQYCCPEFSEFAQNNGMLLSTTQQYDPYENAVAERINGILKYEFGLLKTLPNLVLAQKMIKQAVNTYNNERRHYSLDMKTPEFAHKNQMHKYKFYNLN, encoded by the coding sequence ATATCCAAACAAGCTTATTATAAACGAATCAAAGCTGATAAACAGCGAGAAGAACAAGTTATTGTAATTAAAGAACTCATTGCGCCTATCAGGAAAAAACAAACCCGGTACGGTGGAAGAAAACTGTACCTGGACATTAAAGATGATTTGGAAAAGAGGGATATAAAAATGGGAAGAGATAACTTTTTTAGGTTCTTGAAAACACATCAGTTATTGGTTAAGAAAACTAAGCAATTCCATATCACAACCGATTCCAAACATTTTTTCTATAAATCGCCAAACCGAATTAAGAACATCACTCCTACTCACGCGGAACAGATCTGGGTCAGCGATATAACCTACCTTAAAACACAAGAAAAACACGCTTATTTGGCTTTGGTAACAGACATCTATTCCAAGAAAATAATGGGGTTCAAACTCGATACGAATATGAAAGCTACATTAGTGAAAGATGCTCTTCAAATGGCTTTAAAAAACAGAATGCATAAACATCAAAACATCATTCATCACAGCGACAGGGGAATACAGTATTGCTGTCCCGAGTTCTCCGAATTCGCGCAAAACAACGGCATGTTACTCAGTACAACCCAGCAATACGACCCTTATGAAAACGCAGTAGCGGAGAGGATTAACGGAATTTTGAAATATGAGTTTGGTTTATTAAAAACATTACCTAATTTAGTCTTGGCTCAGAAAATGATTAAACAGGCGGTAAACACATACAATAATGAAAGAAGGCACTACAGCTTAGATATGAAAACACCTGAGTTTGCACACAAAAATCAAATGCATAAATACAAATTTTACAACCTGAATTAA